The DNA segment CTTCACTAATAGGATTTTGGTTATGTGCAATTTAAAGATTTACATATGGTTCAGCATTATACAAAAATTAAATAGTCTTAAGCATCTTTGCTTTTAAAAAATTACTCATTATGTAATCTTTTTGCTTCACCAGCTTGATCACCAACGCTTTTAATATGAATCAATACTCAACCTAGCTGTTAACTTCGATAATAGTTTCATATATCTTGTCTTTTACTCTCCAGAAATTTAGATTTGCACTATTACACTCTGTTATTGTCTTATTTTATcctatattttggaacatttaagtGGGACTTTTTTCTACAAATTTGTGTTTTGAAGCCCATTGTAGCCCGTTCAGTACTGATAAAGATGCAGTCCATCAGCCTTACATCCTTAAAAGAAGTGTACACTACACTGGATAAATCATAGCTCCTTAAACCATAAGGATTTAAGCTTACCTGATCGCGAAATGGAAAAGCTTTCTTTTTTCCAAAATCAAATTCCTTGGGGTTATAGTGAACAATCTCTGGCTCGGGAAACCCAGCACCCTGCAATTGAATaaacaaacaacaacaacaaaatgaaCCCCTAAAGAAACCAATAAAATGAACATGTAACATCAACAGGAAATATTTAATTTCTAAGTTATCAATTACCTTAGCACATGCCCTTGCTAACCCATCAAAGGTTACATATTTAGATCCTGAGATGTTGtagacttgcttgcttgcttttgAATTGCCGAGAACCGTGACAAATGCCCGTGCCAGATCCTGTAATGCAGTTGCTTTATCAAAGGCTGCCAACTAGCTGACTTTGTAAATAATCATTGCCTCTAGGATAACCATACCATATTTCCGAAAAGAAGTGAATATAGCTACATAATAACCACAATGATATAATAGAACCTCGAACATCCTTTGATGAAGAACTGCTCAAAACAGAAGCAGATGCTAAATGAAGAGGCATATGGTGGCAAAAGAACCAGGGACTGATAAGTGGAACTGATACATAGGGTGAGATACAAGAACTTATTGGGTGGAGCTGACATACAAACTTCTTGCAAAAAACCACGCAATAAGCATCATGCTAAATCAAAACCATTAAAGATCGATAGCTGCATATATTTAGCTGTGGATTGGATTGAGGAGTGAGCTTGTAGCATGTGAAATCAAGAGAAGCTGCTTAAATGATGTGATCTTTGCGTGCCATATTACGGTCCCAAGCATGGAACAAGGACTTATTTAAGATCACTTTGAAATGGATAAAATAATTGAGGGAAAATCAATTAAGCAAGTACTAAAATCCAATCTTTTGAACTAAATATGCATCATTGGGTATATAATTAATAAACTAAAAAAATTGGGAAAAAGAAAACCGCGGAACCAAGAATcttttggaacaattatgtagggAGGCATGGATGAAGCATAAGTTTTACCAAAGGAAGAGACTGCAAAAATAGAACTGACTTCTCTAGTGGAGGATATAGCCTTCAACAAATAGGAAATGGGCTTAACCAATTAATATTGACATGGCAAAgtaacaactcaaaactttgtcaTTTCAATTACAACAGCAGAGAAAGCAAGCCTGCAATTTCAACCAATCAAATTTATAGGGTAAGCTGGGACAGATGCTAGATAAAGATTGAGCACTCCAGTTTTTATGGTGGCTTGGAGATGTAAAATTATCAGACTTGAAAGGTCCAATTTTTGTTGTGCATCTACAGAGAGATATAAAGTTGTTTTCTGTGCAATTTTACCAACCTTAACATGTCCAAGCTGGGTGATTTGAACCCCAGAATTGGGGACTGGAATTGGCCTTCCAGCCTTCAAACGATGGAAGAACCATTCTTCCACGGGGTTGTAATTCAAGGGTCCATATATGTAGACTGGCCGTATGGAAGTCCAGTTTACACCCCTGGAATCCAGCAAACTCTCTGTTTCAAGCTTCCCTTTGTGCCTGCTCTTTGGGTCAACTGCATCAGTCTATTAATTGCTTTCATGAGAAATTAGTGATGCCAAAATAAAAACCAGAAACTTAATTTCCATAATGTCAGGCCAAAAAAATCACCTCAAAATGTGGCAACAAATCAGATTTAAGATAAACTCCAGCAGATGAGCAATATATGAACCTGCAAAAATTTCCAACAGGCATGCCAAAGGATATAATAGGAGAATATTAAGATAAATTACCATGGTGTTTAAGAGCATACGAATTAAAAAGTAAACCAAGACCACCAATTTCATGAAAATCATGTTAGATTACAACAAATAACTAGCAATGATAAATAGTCCTTAAAGTAAAGTATTTAATGAACATTTAAGAAGAATACAAATAATGTGTTGGATATACTTTTGCTTTACAATGACATACTATTGTTTCAACATTTTACGAATCAGGAGATTTGAAAGTGTATCCAAAGACAGTAGGTTAATCAACATTGTCAAAACCATTTCACAGCATCGATTATCAACTCTACAACAATTTCACTCTTCCATTTCCCAACTTTAAGAagaaaaatgagagagagagagagagagagagagagagagagagagagaagcttacTGCTCTAGTTTTGGCAGTGCATCCAATATAGGCTCAACCTCAACAGCTTCACGACCTGAAATGTAGGATTAAATTAGGCTCAACCTCAAATATAGTGATGTTCATAATTCAGGTACAAGCATCTTCATCCTTCAGTCAATTATATCTTGCAATAGTACATATGATGAACAAAAGATTAGGAGAACTAAAAATTAATTGAAGGTTCACCATTAATGTCATAAATGACATCAAAGCCCTTAGCTGCAAGGCTCGTCTTCACGAATTCAAAGTCCTTTCTGTCCCCTTTCAGATGCAAGATCTGCAAGCATGGGTAGCCAAGAAGTAACATATCATAATCTAAAACTAAAACACTACACATATTATTAGGTATATAACCAATTTAGTGATAACATGGGTGCTCATAAGATTGAAACACAACATGGGAACTGGCAATACTTGTCTGATTCCACTTACACGATTTTTGATACTCACTCTCAAAGCTTATATTTGTATTGGGTCATTTCCTAATAGCTTAGACTTGGGGATTTCTGGTAACCGAATAAAACATTCATCATAGTATCAGAGAAGTTCATGAGTTCAAATCCCTCTTTCCCTGTGTTTGTTCTTTCTTTGGGCTCACACCAGATATTCCTAAACTGGTTTGCACATGAGAGGATAGGTTAAATCTTACAATTACTAAGTCTTTTCGGATTAATGTGCGTCCGGTAAAATCTTCTTCACTCACAAAAAAGACAGTATTTTCAATCATGTTACTTGAGAAAGTATTAATGAACCATAGAAAGGGCTATATTGGAATGCTAAGttaaagatcatcatgaagttctAATATTGCATAAAAAGACTCCATCTTCATGATGCCCAACCAATGTATGCATGTATCAAGCAAATTCAAGAGATCATTTCTCCTAAAAAGATCCAAAACTTGCCTTGGATTTGAAATCCTCATAGTCCTGATCTGACTCACCAGGCAGCTGCTGGGTGATGGGTGCCTTCCCCCGAGTAAACAACGTCACCTACCAACCACAACACCTACCttcttctattacatgtccactgaAATAGAATAACCAAAAGAGCATCCCAGAATTGCTCT comes from the Musa acuminata AAA Group cultivar baxijiao chromosome BXJ2-8, Cavendish_Baxijiao_AAA, whole genome shotgun sequence genome and includes:
- the LOC103993703 gene encoding chloroplast stem-loop binding protein of 41 kDa b, chloroplastic, with the translated sequence MARLVAMQPRQASPWASSSSPLLPSSLSEFSGAALSISLQKRRRTWQPKGALQVTASGAKKILIMGGTRFIGVFLSRLLVKEGHQVTLFTRGKAPITQQLPGESDQDYEDFKSKILHLKGDRKDFEFVKTSLAAKGFDVIYDINGREAVEVEPILDALPKLEQFIYCSSAGVYLKSDLLPHFETDAVDPKSRHKGKLETESLLDSRGVNWTSIRPVYIYGPLNYNPVEEWFFHRLKAGRPIPVPNSGVQITQLGHVKDLARAFVTVLGNSKASKQVYNISGSKYVTFDGLARACAKGAGFPEPEIVHYNPKEFDFGKKKAFPFRDQHFFASIEKAQRELGWAPEFGLVEGLADSYNLDFGRGTFRKPADFTTDDMILGKSLVLQS